One window of the Arcobacter sp. F2176 genome contains the following:
- the abc-f gene encoding ribosomal protection-like ABC-F family protein produces MALIDLQNISKQYDIKVILKNVNFTLNQGQRIAVIGQNGQGKSTLLKIITGEVEVDSGEMAIDKSLKIEMLAQQPKFKDNLMVRDAIEEQLVEVKSAKDEYEEISNKLMTDYENNALLHRQSELATFLEFHNAWDLDNLIERVLIEFHLKEFEHKDVNLLSGGEQRRVSLAGLLLRKPDVLLLDEPTNHLDVYMVEFLEELLIKNNFTLIFISHDRYFIDNIATEIIEVENGEIKKYKGGYTAYLEQKQQMLEIMEKEHHNLIRMVKREAYWMQHGVTARRKRNERRKSEYFDLKKQARSNPSLIKKMSVELQREQKAFNSEDVKIQNKRKMLFELDDISKTLGNKLLIKDFTARILQKDTIAIVGPNGTGKSTMLRIFMGKLQIDSGSFKKGDFKIGYFDQHREMLDDNRNLLETFCPNGGDRVVLPDGRNLHVFGYLKNFLFPREYLDKKIGVLSGGEKNRVALALLFTKDIDCMVLDEPTNDLDIPTINILEEYLQNFQGALIFVSHDRYFVDKIAKKLYVFKGKDGEIFESFQPYTEYLEIEKEIKELEAYEKELAKEETTKAKQTTNTKKQTKLSYKDQRDYDNLPKEIEDLESKIEEINECLSNPSCYEQKGIVAVSQELEETKSIYEKKVERYLELEELIESFNA; encoded by the coding sequence ATGGCACTAATAGACTTACAAAACATCTCAAAACAATACGACATCAAAGTAATACTTAAAAATGTGAACTTTACACTAAACCAAGGGCAAAGAATCGCTGTCATTGGACAAAATGGTCAAGGAAAATCAACCCTTCTTAAAATCATCACTGGTGAAGTGGAAGTTGATAGTGGGGAAATGGCTATTGATAAATCTCTTAAAATAGAGATGCTAGCCCAACAACCAAAATTCAAAGACAACTTGATGGTAAGAGATGCTATTGAAGAGCAACTTGTTGAAGTAAAAAGTGCTAAAGATGAATATGAAGAGATATCTAATAAACTAATGACTGATTATGAAAATAATGCCCTCCTTCATAGACAAAGTGAACTAGCTACATTTTTAGAGTTTCACAATGCTTGGGACTTGGATAATCTGATTGAACGAGTATTGATAGAGTTCCACCTAAAAGAGTTTGAACACAAAGATGTAAATCTCTTAAGTGGAGGAGAACAAAGACGAGTTAGTCTTGCTGGATTGTTACTTAGAAAACCAGATGTTTTACTTCTAGATGAGCCTACCAATCACCTTGATGTTTATATGGTAGAGTTCCTTGAAGAACTACTTATTAAAAACAACTTTACACTTATCTTTATCTCACATGATAGATACTTTATAGATAATATTGCAACTGAGATTATAGAAGTAGAAAATGGTGAAATCAAAAAATACAAAGGTGGATATACTGCTTACTTAGAACAAAAGCAACAAATGCTAGAAATCATGGAAAAAGAACACCACAATCTAATAAGAATGGTAAAAAGAGAAGCTTACTGGATGCAACATGGAGTTACAGCTAGAAGAAAAAGAAATGAAAGAAGAAAATCAGAATATTTTGACCTAAAAAAACAAGCTAGATCAAACCCCTCACTTATAAAAAAGATGAGTGTAGAACTTCAAAGGGAACAAAAAGCATTTAATAGCGAAGATGTAAAAATTCAAAATAAAAGAAAGATGCTTTTTGAACTAGATGACATATCAAAAACACTTGGAAATAAACTTCTCATCAAAGACTTTACAGCAAGAATCCTACAAAAAGATACTATAGCAATAGTAGGACCAAATGGTACTGGAAAATCAACTATGCTAAGAATCTTTATGGGCAAACTTCAAATCGATAGTGGTAGCTTTAAAAAAGGCGATTTTAAAATCGGATATTTTGACCAACATAGAGAAATGCTAGATGATAACAGAAATCTTTTAGAAACCTTTTGTCCAAATGGTGGAGATAGAGTTGTACTTCCAGATGGAAGAAACTTACATGTATTTGGATATTTAAAAAACTTTTTATTTCCTAGAGAATATTTAGATAAAAAAATTGGCGTACTAAGTGGTGGTGAAAAAAATAGAGTTGCCCTTGCCCTACTTTTTACTAAAGATATTGATTGTATGGTTTTAGATGAACCTACAAATGACCTTGATATTCCGACAATTAATATCCTTGAAGAGTATTTGCAAAATTTCCAAGGTGCACTTATATTTGTATCACATGATAGGTATTTTGTAGATAAGATTGCAAAAAAACTTTATGTTTTCAAAGGTAAAGATGGTGAGATTTTTGAATCATTCCAACCATATACTGAATATCTTGAGATAGAAAAAGAGATAAAAGAATTAGAAGCTTATGAAAAAGAGTTAGCAAAAGAAGAGACTACAAAAGCAAAACAAACAACTAACACTAAAAAGCAAACAAAACTAAGCTACAAAGACCAAAGGGATTATGATAATCTCCCAAAAGAGATAGAAGACTTAGAATCAAAAATAGAAGAGATAAATGAGTGTTTATCAAATCCTTCTTGTTATGAACAAAAAGGAATAGTAGCCGTTTCGCAAGAATTAGAAGAGACAAAGTCAATCTATGAAAAAAAAGTTGAGCGATATTTAGAACTTGAAGAACTAATAGAAAGTTTTAACGCATAG
- a CDS encoding GatB/YqeY domain-containing protein, translating into MSLKEQLKSDLKDAMRSKEIVKRDSIRAINTMIKQIEVDERKELNDEDVIKLVQRGIKQREEASIQYKDAGRDDLAQVEQEQIEVFKIYLPQQLSDEELETGMKEVIAEVKATTIKDMGKVMGTASKKFAGVADGKRINEMVKKLLA; encoded by the coding sequence ATGAGTTTAAAAGAACAACTAAAATCAGATTTAAAAGATGCTATGAGATCAAAAGAGATTGTAAAAAGAGACTCTATAAGAGCTATTAATACAATGATAAAACAAATCGAAGTAGATGAAAGAAAAGAGTTAAATGATGAAGATGTTATTAAACTTGTACAAAGAGGTATCAAACAAAGAGAAGAAGCTTCTATCCAATATAAAGATGCGGGAAGAGATGATTTAGCCCAAGTAGAACAAGAGCAAATCGAAGTATTTAAAATATACTTACCACAACAACTAAGTGATGAAGAACTAGAAACTGGAATGAAAGAAGTAATAGCAGAAGTTAAAGCAACAACTATAAAAGATATGGGAAAAGTTATGGGAACTGCAAGTAAAAAGTTTGCAGGCGTTGCTGATGGAAAAAGAATAAATGAAATGGTAAAAAAACTTTTAGCATAA
- a CDS encoding GGDEF domain-containing protein, which translates to MTNIEKIATKTLEVLKERNIQPTPNEYNKEFCNLAKEQNEKIEECNLFKNLVSKLTPQERDELNANDVQTFEELIALLLKRVHIKNVSTLASIIKQALSPSINIHLDEQLTNFSIKIGDSPELIFEEDIQKEMQKFLEKRFTTDQTLLKEKTADIAKLVTLMGKHLKEAINSNQNSSSNVTSIKDELTSIDLEDSNISELVALQNKLISAASSIETEMNEVNKKLSTGENHVKDLENKVQNLESQLKEAKKEAIIDHLTGLLTRRAYDTEIKTIDKNFERENIQYAIVFFDLDHFKNINDSFGHEGGDTVLKTFSKILKSQTRENDILARYGGEEFVATVEYKLRREVLQYLKRIKNIVNENSFNYKNNKIKVTFSAGVVLRNDHKTYHDAIQKADILLYQAKNDGRNKIILEDGLVI; encoded by the coding sequence ATGACAAATATTGAGAAGATAGCTACCAAGACATTAGAAGTATTAAAAGAGCGAAATATTCAACCAACTCCTAATGAATACAACAAAGAATTTTGTAATCTTGCAAAAGAGCAAAATGAAAAAATAGAAGAATGTAATTTATTTAAAAACTTAGTTAGTAAACTAACACCCCAAGAGAGGGATGAATTAAACGCAAATGATGTTCAGACATTTGAAGAACTTATTGCCCTACTTTTAAAAAGAGTTCATATTAAAAATGTCTCAACATTAGCTTCTATTATAAAACAAGCATTATCGCCATCAATCAATATTCACCTTGATGAACAACTCACAAATTTTTCTATTAAAATCGGTGATTCTCCAGAACTTATCTTTGAGGAAGATATACAAAAAGAGATGCAAAAATTTTTAGAAAAAAGATTTACAACAGATCAAACCCTACTAAAAGAAAAAACTGCTGATATAGCAAAACTAGTAACTCTTATGGGAAAACACCTAAAAGAGGCAATTAACAGTAACCAAAATAGTTCTAGCAATGTAACCAGCATAAAAGATGAACTTACATCAATAGATTTAGAAGATAGTAATATTTCAGAATTAGTAGCTTTACAAAATAAACTTATAAGTGCTGCTTCTAGTATCGAAACAGAGATGAATGAAGTAAATAAAAAATTATCAACTGGTGAAAACCATGTAAAAGACTTAGAAAACAAAGTTCAGAATTTAGAATCTCAATTAAAAGAAGCAAAAAAAGAGGCAATCATAGACCACCTTACAGGACTTCTTACAAGAAGAGCTTATGATACAGAGATAAAAACTATAGATAAAAATTTCGAGCGAGAAAATATACAATATGCAATAGTCTTCTTTGACTTAGACCACTTCAAAAATATAAATGATTCATTTGGTCATGAAGGTGGAGATACAGTATTAAAAACTTTCTCAAAAATACTAAAAAGTCAAACTAGAGAAAATGATATCTTAGCTAGATATGGTGGAGAAGAGTTTGTAGCAACTGTTGAATATAAACTAAGAAGAGAAGTTTTACAATACTTAAAAAGAATAAAAAATATTGTAAATGAAAATAGCTTTAATTATAAAAATAATAAAATAAAAGTGACCTTCTCAGCTGGTGTAGTTCTAAGAAATGACCATAAAACTTACCATGACGCGATACAAAAAGCAGATATACTTCTATATCAAGCAAAAAATGATGGTAGAAATAAAATAATACTAGAAGATGGATTAGTAATATAA
- a CDS encoding ShlB/FhaC/HecB family hemolysin secretion/activation protein, producing the protein MKKTSILLATTLSLYSAPIPNIGDVLNEVKPPKIEKKKEVLPPLQQESDEYKKSFKDGKKVFIKSYLISGNTQLSTKKLQTVLKPYESKELSFKEIQEIVALITKAYRDEGYFVARAYIPTQELQAQDGVLKIAIIEGEYGEFKLENSSLVKDSILQATLDVAKNKQVIVRKDLQRALLLINDTPGVKVSSTKIAAGKEVGTSDFIIGTQTTEPYNGYVIGDNYGSDYTGKHRIMAGVDINSPFKIGDKISLSALSSENMGLLNGRVGYGFPIYENGLRGEVSYSKTTYELGDKYENLDALGSADSFVALFTYPIIRSNGENLNTYLRTSYNKMNDEIRATSSNVKKNTVVSKVGVDYSKNHLIFGKYSQTKIDTSLSLGRLNFNNSVDEADDKKGANTNGNFSKINIELENNTLLNEKINWKNKLQLQYALGNKNLDGSEDLSLGGINGVKFYPSGEESAENGYIYTTELTYSLPSFNELNSKIGIFYDVGRVYMSRNVTNDKSRTLQDIGVSYSASYKSFFMNTHLAHKVGAARVTSRDDYNTRFMLQLGMTF; encoded by the coding sequence ATGAAAAAAACATCAATACTATTAGCAACAACATTAAGTCTGTATTCAGCACCTATACCAAATATCGGTGATGTTTTAAATGAAGTAAAACCACCAAAGATAGAAAAGAAAAAAGAGGTTCTACCTCCTTTACAACAAGAGAGTGATGAGTATAAAAAAAGTTTTAAAGATGGCAAAAAAGTATTTATCAAAAGTTATTTAATAAGTGGAAATACTCAACTAAGCACTAAAAAATTACAGACTGTTTTAAAACCTTATGAATCAAAAGAGTTAAGCTTTAAAGAGATTCAAGAGATAGTAGCACTTATTACTAAAGCCTATAGGGATGAGGGGTATTTTGTAGCAAGAGCTTATATACCTACTCAAGAATTACAAGCACAAGATGGGGTTCTTAAAATAGCAATTATCGAAGGGGAGTATGGAGAGTTTAAATTAGAAAACAGTTCCCTAGTAAAAGACTCTATTTTACAAGCTACACTTGATGTTGCAAAAAATAAACAAGTAATCGTTAGAAAAGACTTACAAAGAGCATTGCTTTTAATCAATGATACTCCTGGGGTAAAAGTAAGTAGTACAAAAATTGCTGCTGGAAAAGAAGTGGGCACAAGTGACTTTATAATAGGAACTCAAACAACTGAACCATACAATGGTTATGTTATTGGGGATAATTATGGTTCAGATTATACAGGTAAACATAGAATAATGGCAGGAGTAGATATCAACTCTCCTTTTAAAATAGGAGATAAAATCTCTTTGTCTGCTTTGAGTTCTGAAAATATGGGTTTATTAAATGGAAGAGTAGGGTATGGATTTCCCATATATGAAAACGGATTGAGGGGAGAAGTAAGTTACTCTAAAACTACTTATGAGTTAGGAGATAAATATGAAAATCTTGATGCTTTAGGAAGTGCTGATAGTTTTGTAGCTTTATTTACTTATCCGATTATTCGCTCAAACGGTGAGAATTTAAATACATACTTAAGAACATCATATAATAAAATGAATGATGAGATTAGAGCTACTTCATCAAATGTAAAAAAGAATACAGTAGTTTCTAAAGTTGGAGTTGATTATTCAAAAAACCATCTTATTTTTGGTAAATATTCACAAACAAAAATAGATACTTCTCTTAGTCTTGGTAGATTGAATTTTAATAATTCAGTTGATGAAGCAGATGATAAAAAAGGAGCAAATACAAATGGAAACTTCTCAAAAATAAATATTGAATTAGAAAACAATACTTTACTTAATGAGAAAATAAATTGGAAAAATAAACTTCAACTTCAATATGCTCTTGGAAATAAAAATCTAGATGGAAGTGAAGATTTGAGTTTAGGTGGAATAAATGGAGTTAAATTTTATCCTAGTGGAGAAGAGAGTGCTGAAAATGGATATATTTATACTACTGAGTTAACTTATTCTTTACCTTCATTTAATGAGTTAAATTCAAAAATTGGTATCTTTTACGATGTGGGAAGAGTATATATGAGTAGAAATGTCACAAATGATAAAAGTAGAACTTTGCAAGATATTGGAGTGAGTTATAGTGCTTCATATAAGAGTTTTTTTATGAATACTCACTTAGCTCATAAAGTTGGAGCTGCTAGAGTTACTAGTAGAGATGATTATAATACAAGATTTATGTTACAACTTGGTATGACATTCTAA